In the genome of Stigmatella aurantiaca, one region contains:
- a CDS encoding alpha/beta hydrolase-fold protein: MDSHLLKERALAEGSPIIDSRSATFVWRGAQRVFVSGDFQDWSEPLPLERVGPGLWARTLELPHDAYVEYAFTDAKGKRVKDPLNPLLVENGLGGRNHFFYMPGSAPTPLGHRARGVPRGRVTRHKVETSEFAIGTSRQVVLYQPPVSAPCPLVVVLDGLDYLKLASLTTVVDNLIHAGRIRPVALAMVANGASARTVEYFCSEATRYFLLRKVLPLAHEKLRLVDEQRQPGVHGVLGASLGGLMALYMGLRSPEVFGHVLSQSGAFAIPGEGDTNVFPLARVPPSAPLQVWMDCGVFEQLREGNQRMLPVLTEAGHRAEYWEYNGGHSYAAWRDDVWRGLEWLFPPQNLKNSRRAGGK; the protein is encoded by the coding sequence ATGGACAGCCACCTTCTGAAAGAGCGGGCCCTCGCCGAGGGCTCGCCCATCATCGACTCCCGCTCCGCCACCTTCGTCTGGCGCGGCGCCCAGCGCGTCTTCGTCTCGGGCGACTTCCAGGACTGGAGCGAGCCCCTCCCGCTGGAGCGCGTGGGCCCTGGCCTCTGGGCGCGCACCCTCGAGCTGCCCCACGACGCCTACGTCGAGTACGCCTTCACCGATGCCAAGGGCAAGCGGGTGAAGGATCCGCTCAACCCGCTCCTCGTCGAGAACGGCCTCGGCGGCCGCAACCACTTCTTCTACATGCCCGGCAGCGCCCCCACCCCCCTGGGCCACCGCGCGCGGGGCGTGCCCCGGGGCCGCGTCACCCGCCACAAGGTGGAGACCTCCGAGTTCGCCATCGGCACCTCGCGCCAGGTGGTGCTCTACCAGCCGCCCGTCTCCGCCCCCTGCCCCCTGGTGGTGGTGCTCGACGGGCTCGACTACCTGAAGCTCGCCAGCCTCACCACCGTGGTGGACAACCTCATCCACGCGGGCCGCATCCGCCCCGTGGCGCTCGCGATGGTGGCCAACGGCGCCTCGGCCCGCACCGTGGAGTACTTCTGCAGCGAGGCCACCCGCTACTTCCTCCTGCGCAAGGTGCTGCCCCTGGCCCACGAGAAGCTCCGGCTCGTGGACGAGCAGCGCCAGCCCGGCGTCCATGGCGTGCTGGGCGCCTCGCTCGGCGGCCTCATGGCCCTCTACATGGGCCTGCGCTCCCCGGAAGTCTTCGGCCACGTGCTCAGCCAGTCGGGCGCCTTCGCCATCCCCGGAGAGGGGGACACCAACGTCTTCCCGCTCGCCCGGGTGCCCCCCTCCGCCCCCCTCCAGGTGTGGATGGACTGTGGCGTCTTCGAGCAACTGCGCGAGGGCAACCAGCGCATGCTCCCCGTGCTCACCGAGGCCGGGCACCGCGCCGAGTACTGGGAGTACAACGGCGGCCACAGCTACGCGGCCTGGCGCGACGACGTGTGGCGCGGCCTCGAGTGGCTCTTCCCGCCTCAGAACCTGAAAAATTCCAGACGGGCTGGAGGTAAATAA
- a CDS encoding M20/M25/M40 family metallo-hydrolase, which produces MKLKGLAPAALLLWGAAPAFAHGTAIARPIQQPAEDRELWITLATDSLDEVQATLRASGMAPTTLPRTQNSVSMMKVRESALFRISEMMHERYKRCAGFLAHETEAEATEAMKRAGAPELPYLTAVDYTLDNADTVNALIGDLHEPNVLSTISTLSSYPTRYYKSATGAEAALKLKQIWSDFAASRPDVTVEEFVHTNYNQRSIILTIPGTTKASEVVVLGGHLDSTVGSSGSNPNAPSPGADDDASGIASLTEVIRTALAQDYRPERTVKFMGYAAEEAGLLGSQDIAKKHKSQGINVVGVLQLDMTNFQGTANVDVGLITDYTNVAQNTFLRNIIGTYTGLVIRDTKCNYGCSDHASWHGQGFPASFPFEATFADSNDYIHTASDTLAQSGNNANHALKFSKVAAAYMAELAKGTVQSTVGDIQAPTVALTGPSTAAPLVGPVTLTATASDNVGVTRVDFLVDGAVKGSDTTAPYSFVWDTATVPNGAHTLSVQALDARQNAGTGTPLSVTVNNPSTVAALHPTLKAPACTTVNAKCDSGDLLLGRGTLGPERNAPNTLNSSCADQSSGSFHVDESNDRLVVSTVDGTPFAPGKTVKIEATVWAYASGPSSDKLDLYYAADATAPVWVSLGTLTPTSGRAQTLTKTYTLPSGGALQAVRARFRYQGSAVASACGTGKFDDHDDLVFAVTK; this is translated from the coding sequence ATGAAGCTCAAAGGTCTTGCCCCGGCAGCGCTGCTGCTGTGGGGCGCAGCTCCCGCATTCGCGCACGGCACCGCCATCGCCCGTCCCATCCAGCAGCCCGCCGAGGACCGGGAGCTGTGGATTACCCTGGCCACGGACTCGCTCGATGAGGTGCAAGCCACGCTGCGCGCCTCGGGCATGGCGCCCACCACCCTGCCGCGCACGCAGAACAGCGTGTCGATGATGAAGGTGCGCGAGTCGGCGCTCTTCCGCATCTCCGAGATGATGCACGAGCGCTACAAGCGCTGCGCGGGCTTCCTGGCCCACGAGACGGAGGCGGAGGCCACCGAGGCGATGAAGCGCGCGGGCGCCCCGGAGCTGCCCTACCTGACCGCCGTGGACTACACGCTGGACAACGCGGACACGGTGAACGCGCTCATCGGGGACCTGCACGAGCCGAACGTCCTTTCCACCATCTCCACCCTGTCCAGCTACCCGACGCGCTACTACAAGTCGGCCACGGGCGCCGAGGCGGCCCTGAAGCTGAAGCAGATCTGGTCGGACTTCGCCGCGTCCCGGCCGGATGTCACGGTCGAGGAGTTCGTCCACACGAACTACAACCAGCGCTCCATCATCCTGACCATCCCGGGCACCACCAAGGCCAGCGAGGTGGTGGTGCTGGGCGGACACCTGGACTCGACGGTGGGCTCCAGCGGCTCCAACCCGAACGCCCCGTCGCCCGGCGCGGATGACGATGCCTCGGGCATCGCGTCGCTCACCGAGGTGATTCGCACGGCGCTGGCCCAGGACTACCGGCCCGAGCGCACGGTGAAGTTCATGGGCTACGCGGCGGAGGAGGCGGGCCTGCTGGGCTCGCAGGACATCGCCAAGAAGCACAAGAGCCAGGGCATCAACGTGGTGGGCGTGCTGCAGCTGGACATGACCAACTTCCAGGGAACGGCCAACGTCGACGTCGGCCTCATCACCGACTACACGAACGTGGCGCAGAACACGTTCCTGCGCAACATCATCGGCACGTACACCGGCCTCGTCATCCGGGACACCAAGTGCAACTACGGGTGCTCGGATCACGCCTCGTGGCACGGCCAGGGCTTCCCGGCGTCCTTCCCCTTCGAGGCCACCTTCGCTGACAGCAACGACTACATCCACACGGCGAGCGACACGCTGGCGCAGAGCGGCAACAACGCGAACCACGCGCTGAAGTTCTCCAAGGTGGCGGCCGCCTACATGGCGGAGCTGGCCAAGGGCACGGTGCAGAGCACCGTGGGCGACATCCAGGCGCCCACGGTGGCGCTCACCGGTCCGTCCACGGCCGCCCCCCTGGTGGGCCCGGTGACGCTCACCGCCACCGCGTCCGACAACGTGGGCGTGACGCGGGTGGACTTCCTCGTGGACGGTGCCGTGAAGGGCTCGGACACCACCGCCCCCTATAGCTTCGTCTGGGACACGGCCACCGTCCCCAACGGGGCGCACACCCTCTCCGTGCAGGCCTTGGACGCCCGGCAGAACGCGGGCACGGGCACCCCCCTCTCGGTGACGGTGAACAACCCGAGCACCGTGGCGGCGCTGCACCCCACGCTGAAGGCCCCCGCGTGCACCACGGTGAACGCCAAGTGCGACTCGGGCGACCTGCTCCTGGGCCGCGGCACCCTGGGGCCCGAGAGGAACGCCCCCAACACCCTCAACAGCTCGTGCGCGGATCAGTCCTCGGGGAGCTTCCACGTGGACGAGTCGAATGACCGGCTCGTCGTGTCCACGGTGGACGGCACGCCGTTCGCGCCGGGCAAGACGGTGAAGATCGAAGCCACGGTGTGGGCCTACGCGAGCGGTCCCTCCTCGGACAAGCTGGACCTGTACTACGCGGCGGATGCCACCGCGCCGGTGTGGGTCTCGCTGGGCACGCTGACGCCCACGAGCGGCCGGGCGCAGACGCTGACGAAGACGTACACGCTGCCCTCGGGCGGCGCGCTGCAGGCGGTGCGGGCGCGCTTCCGGTACCAGGGCAGCGCGGTGGCGTCCGCCTGTGGCACCGGCAAGTTCGACGACCACGACGACCTGGTGTTCGCCGTCACGAAGTAA